A window of Hevea brasiliensis isolate MT/VB/25A 57/8 chromosome 14, ASM3005281v1, whole genome shotgun sequence contains these coding sequences:
- the LOC110663374 gene encoding scopoletin glucosyltransferase-like, with product MDSEQSHDLHIFFLPFMAHSHTIPLIDMAKLFASRGIRVSVITTPVNAPGLSKSIERSRLLGHEIEILIVKFPCMEAGLPEGCELLDLVHSLEMGRIFIEATTMLVQPIERLLEEYRPNCLVADGFFPWSTEVASKYGIPRIVFNGTCFFSVCASQCVRLYQPYKKVSSDTDPFVIPNIPSEIKLTRKQLPDFIKQETGLAEFFRKVEEAEVNSYGVLFNSFYELEPAYADHFRKVWGAKAWHIGPILLCNNNFEDKSNRGKEASIDENECLKWLDSKKPNSVVYICFGTVSNFPDSQLLEIAMALEDSGQQFIWAVRKNKNNQQENVVWLPEGFEERMEGKGLIIRGWAPQLSILEHEAVGGFVTHCGWNSTLEAICAGVPMVTWPVFADQFYNEKLVTQVLRIGVAVGAQKWAIGVGDSVKKEAIKKAVTYLMASEEAEEMRCRAKKLGEMGRKAVEEGGSSHSDFNALIEELRSKGM from the coding sequence ATGGACAGTGAACAAAGCCATGATCTTCATATTTTCTTCTTGCCATTTATGGCTCACAGCCATACTATTCCACTCATAGACATGGCCAAGTTATTTGCTTCACGAGGCATAAGGGTAAGTGTAATCACCACGCCTGTTAACGCTCCTGGTTTATCCAAATCGATAGAGAGAAGTAGACTTTTGGGTCACGAAATTGAAATTCTTATTGTtaaattcccttgcatggaggcTGGTTTGCCAGAAGGATGCGAGCTATTGGACTTGGTTCATTCACTTGAAATGGGGCGAATTTTCATCGAGGCCACCACCATGCTTGTTCAACCAATCGAACGCCTATTGGAAGAGTATCGTCCCAACTGTCTAGTTGCAGACGGTTTCTTTCCCTGGTCAACTGAAGTTGCATCTAAATATGGAATTCCAAGAATTGTTTTCAATGGAACGTGTTTCTTCTCTGTATGCGCTTCACAGTGTGTAAGACTGTATCAGCCTTACAAGAAGGTATCATCTGATACAGATCCTTTTGTCATCCCCAATATTCCCAGCGAGATCAAGTTGACAAGAAAGCAACTGCCAGACTTCATAAAACAAGAAACTGGCTTGGCCGAATTCTTTAGAAAAGTGGAAGAAGCAGAAGTTAACAGCTATGGGGTTCTTTTCAACAGCTTCTACGAGCTCGAACCCGCTTATGCTGATCATTTCAGGAAAGTTTGGGGAGCAAAGGCATGGCATATCGGCCCCATTTTGCTATGCAACAATAACTTTGAAGATAAGTCAAACAGAGGAAAAGAAGCCTCCATAGATGAGAATGAGTGTTTGAAGTGGCTCGATTCAAAGAAACCCAACTCGGTTGTTTATATATGCTTTGGAACTGTTTCAAATTTTCCTGATTCACAACTCCTTGAGATTGCAATGGCTCTGGAAGATTCCGGACAGCAATTCATTTGGGCAGTGAGGAAAAACAAGAATAATCAGCAGGAGAATGTAGTATGGTTGCCTGAAGGATTTGAGGAAAGAATGGAAGGCAAGGGACTAATCATACGAGGGTGGGCACCTCAATTATCTATTCTCGAGCATGAAGCAGTGGGAGGATTTGTGACTCACTGTGGATGGAACTCTACACTTGAAGCAATTTGTGCAGGAGTTCCAATGGTAACGTGGCCGGTATTTGCAGATCAGTTTTATAATGAAAAGTTGGTGACACAGGTTCTAAGAATTGGAGTTGCCGTGGGCGCACAAAAGTGGGCAATAGGTGTAGGTGATAGTGTGAAGAAAGAAGCCATAAAGAAGGCAGTGACATATCTTATGGCCAGTGAAGAAGCAGAGGAAATGAGATGCAGAGCAAAGAAACTTGGAGAAATGGGAAGGAAAGCTGTTGAAGAAGGTGGATCTTCTCATTCTGATTTTAATGCCTTGATTGAAGAATTGAGGAGCAAGGGGATGTAG